Proteins encoded in a region of the Halovulum dunhuangense genome:
- a CDS encoding TRAP transporter small permease: protein MTRLEGGPDLSGPLAFVDRFARGIDVLSRWVIVVMMAAMAILVSLQVFFRYALNSSIDFADEASRFFFVAAIFLALPHGIRRGVHVGIDLFVNMMPRGLHTVLFRISAAASAVLMIVILWTGAIATADKWNELMPTLPVSAGLYYLPVLFTGFHGFLHLVVLAVGGPACMTTESET, encoded by the coding sequence TGTCCGGCCCTCTCGCTTTCGTGGACCGGTTCGCCCGCGGGATCGACGTGCTGTCGCGCTGGGTCATCGTCGTGATGATGGCGGCCATGGCGATCCTGGTCAGCCTTCAGGTGTTCTTCCGCTATGCGCTCAACTCCTCGATCGACTTCGCGGACGAGGCGTCGCGCTTCTTCTTCGTGGCGGCGATCTTCCTTGCGCTGCCCCATGGCATCCGCCGCGGCGTGCATGTGGGCATCGACCTGTTCGTGAACATGATGCCGCGCGGCCTGCACACGGTGCTGTTCCGCATCAGCGCGGCCGCCTCGGCGGTGCTGATGATCGTCATTCTCTGGACAGGCGCGATCGCCACCGCCGACAAGTGGAACGAACTCATGCCCACCCTGCCCGTGTCGGCGGGGCTCTACTACCTGCCGGTGCTGTTCACCGGCTTTCACGGCTTTCTGCACCTGGTCGTCCTTGCCGTCGGCGGGCCTGCCTGCATGACCACGGAGTCCGAGACATGA